From a region of the Leptospira kmetyi serovar Malaysia str. Bejo-Iso9 genome:
- a CDS encoding SPL family radical SAM protein — MPQDIRIKSILNKTKRRDPWFLDDYTINPYSGCSFRCLYCYIGGSKYGSNIEDKLSVKENAAEVLDKQLWNRAKKNQYGIIVLASATDPYLQIEQQKGLTRELLKIILKYKFPVHILTKSDLVLRDLDLLSEIEKSAILPNDLQNRLSRKSFITFSFSILDDSVARIFEPGATAPSLRLNALKEILRRGFYSGVSLMPLLPHIGDKGENLEFMFRTFREIGIQYIFPASLTLFGGNDSSDSRFRVFEAIEKHYPHLLEKYRKFFSNGSEMPKYYRSALKNKTDELCFKYGLQKGILPYE; from the coding sequence ATGCCTCAAGATATTCGGATTAAAAGTATTCTGAATAAAACCAAACGGAGAGATCCCTGGTTTTTGGACGACTACACGATCAATCCCTACAGCGGTTGTTCGTTTCGTTGTTTGTATTGTTATATAGGCGGAAGCAAATACGGTTCGAACATTGAGGATAAACTTTCCGTTAAGGAGAACGCGGCCGAGGTTTTGGACAAACAACTTTGGAACCGCGCCAAAAAGAACCAGTACGGAATCATCGTTCTCGCCTCGGCCACAGATCCTTATCTTCAGATCGAACAACAAAAAGGACTGACACGGGAACTACTTAAGATAATTCTAAAATACAAATTTCCGGTTCATATTCTCACCAAATCGGATCTGGTTCTGAGAGACTTGGATTTGTTAAGCGAAATCGAAAAATCCGCGATTCTTCCGAACGATCTGCAAAACCGCTTGAGTCGCAAATCCTTTATTACGTTTTCCTTTTCCATCCTGGACGATTCGGTCGCGCGCATTTTCGAACCGGGAGCGACCGCACCGAGTTTACGATTGAACGCGTTGAAAGAAATCTTAAGACGGGGTTTTTACAGCGGGGTCAGTTTGATGCCCCTTCTTCCGCATATCGGCGACAAGGGGGAGAATCTCGAATTTATGTTTCGAACCTTTCGAGAAATCGGAATCCAATATATATTCCCGGCGAGCCTTACTCTTTTCGGCGGAAACGATTCTTCCGATAGCAGATTCCGAGTTTTCGAAGCGATCGAAAAACACTATCCCCATCTGCTCGAAAAGTATCGTAAATTTTTTTCCAACGGTTCCGAGATGCCGAAATACTATCGAAGCGCTCTCAAAAACAAAACGGACGAGTTGTGTTTCAAATACGGATTACAAAAAGGAATTCTTCCTTACGAATGA
- a CDS encoding MarR family winged helix-turn-helix transcriptional regulator, whose amino-acid sequence MVKKMELKNSKKISKKESVSPTRDELLTVGLGCLNFNLKRASRAISQYFDHVLDKVDLTSPRFNILMTLGSTDGMELAPMAELLVMDRTTLLRNLEPLETLGYVEDVPSENKRARKVALTSAGWEALRLAYPVWKEAHNHLVENLGTTEWKTLIKGLRTVSKKRIFEK is encoded by the coding sequence ATGGTCAAAAAAATGGAGCTTAAAAATTCCAAAAAGATTTCCAAAAAGGAATCCGTAAGTCCCACAAGGGACGAGCTTTTGACCGTAGGTTTGGGATGTCTGAACTTCAATTTGAAACGGGCGTCCCGAGCCATCTCCCAATACTTCGATCACGTTCTTGATAAGGTCGATCTTACTTCTCCGCGATTCAATATTTTAATGACCTTGGGATCCACGGACGGAATGGAACTCGCTCCGATGGCGGAACTTCTCGTGATGGATCGAACCACTCTTCTCAGAAATCTGGAACCTTTGGAAACGTTGGGTTACGTGGAGGATGTTCCTTCCGAAAACAAAAGGGCGAGAAAGGTCGCTTTGACTTCGGCGGGTTGGGAAGCGCTTCGTCTTGCGTATCCGGTTTGGAAGGAAGCGCACAATCATCTCGTGGAAAATCTGGGGACCACCGAATGGAAAACCCTCATTAAAGGTTTGAGAACGGTTTCCAAAAAAAGAATATTCGAAAAGTAG
- a CDS encoding lipase secretion chaperone translates to MKSLQERITFPAVIGLISVVLIALIWFVFFSGGKGASGFSSSPEGEFTLQRSESGEWVLNQAVVDTSRRIFDENGNWLSFDDLMHYAATGEVNLVSELWGLRRQCPENVVYEQCNEIIRAFIADHYTGKDAEYLMKLFSGYLRYETTMREYELSDKLSRAEKYEIVKKKRREFFSENDAKLIFGMEESEETYRDSLGGFLKDTESLSGDQRMARYEDFRKNVYGQYYNTVKTREPKYNTYETEMFLRDKELEKMSSSDRNTKTRTIREKYFGKDGADRIDAVYKEIEEREKKEKQTVRDESDWLQKNSNVKGEARDKALMEIRIKNLGKEEAEEYSRRLKYEEEMKKNQN, encoded by the coding sequence ATGAAATCCCTTCAGGAAAGAATTACATTCCCGGCAGTTATAGGTTTGATCTCCGTGGTTTTGATCGCGTTGATCTGGTTCGTTTTTTTCAGCGGCGGCAAAGGCGCGAGCGGTTTCTCGTCGAGCCCCGAAGGAGAATTCACGTTACAACGTTCCGAATCGGGAGAATGGGTCTTAAACCAAGCCGTGGTCGACACTTCTCGAAGAATTTTCGACGAGAACGGCAACTGGCTTTCGTTCGACGACTTGATGCATTACGCGGCGACGGGTGAAGTCAACTTAGTTTCCGAACTCTGGGGTTTGCGAAGACAATGTCCCGAGAACGTAGTCTACGAACAATGCAACGAAATCATACGGGCTTTTATCGCGGATCATTACACGGGCAAAGACGCGGAATATCTTATGAAACTTTTTTCGGGTTACTTAAGATACGAAACGACGATGAGAGAATACGAACTTTCGGATAAACTCAGCCGCGCCGAAAAATACGAGATCGTGAAAAAGAAAAGAAGGGAATTCTTTTCCGAAAACGACGCAAAGCTCATCTTCGGTATGGAAGAATCCGAGGAAACCTATCGCGATTCCTTGGGCGGTTTTTTAAAGGACACGGAATCCTTGAGTGGCGATCAAAGAATGGCTCGGTACGAGGATTTCCGAAAAAATGTCTACGGTCAATATTACAATACCGTAAAGACGAGAGAGCCCAAATACAATACGTACGAAACCGAGATGTTCCTAAGAGACAAGGAACTGGAAAAGATGAGTTCTTCCGATCGAAACACGAAAACGAGAACCATTCGTGAAAAATATTTCGGAAAGGACGGAGCGGATCGTATCGACGCGGTTTATAAGGAAATCGAAGAAAGGGAAAAGAAGGAAAAACAAACCGTACGCGACGAATCGGACTGGCTTCAAAAAAATTCGAACGTAAAGGGAGAAGCGAGGGACAAGGCTCTGATGGAAATCAGAATCAAAAACCTGGGCAAAGAAGAAGCGGAAGAATATTCAAGAAGGCTTAAATACGAAGAGGAGATGAAGAAAAACCAAAATTGA
- a CDS encoding NAD(P)-dependent oxidoreductase, with amino-acid sequence MQQKRPILYYPEGTTGAREIFSGFEKLEVRSYPIDRIEELAEEEPSVLIANTRLKVNRESIERFPSVRIFATVSSGTDHVDSGALKESGRIFLNAPGCNAGSVAEYCYASLLERFTESELKTKKVGMIGHGNTGKEFHKILIFKGIECVFYDPFYKAESSPLDEVLSCSILSYHVPLTKDGPEPTFRFVAPSLIDSLRPGTVFINTSRGEILSPETFERLIARNDIFKILDVFDPEPPSLALGRILADLDNSVFTPHIAGYSQLGRMSGTYRVAEKLSILYQDRPLPPLDSFLQTSGDFKTSTFLKEEDRLLRDSWRKGDAGYFERRRNSYPVRLDWGLV; translated from the coding sequence GTGCAACAAAAAAGACCGATTCTTTATTATCCCGAAGGAACCACGGGCGCCCGAGAGATTTTTTCCGGTTTTGAAAAATTGGAAGTGCGTTCTTATCCGATCGACCGCATCGAAGAATTGGCCGAGGAAGAACCTTCCGTTTTGATCGCCAACACGAGGTTAAAGGTGAACCGAGAAAGTATAGAACGGTTTCCTTCCGTGAGAATTTTCGCAACCGTAAGTTCCGGTACGGATCACGTCGACTCAGGCGCGCTGAAGGAATCGGGGAGAATTTTTTTAAACGCTCCGGGTTGCAACGCGGGTTCGGTCGCGGAATATTGTTACGCCTCTCTTTTGGAACGTTTCACCGAATCCGAATTAAAAACCAAAAAAGTGGGAATGATCGGCCACGGAAACACAGGTAAAGAATTTCATAAAATTCTAATATTCAAAGGGATCGAATGCGTTTTTTACGATCCGTTTTACAAGGCGGAATCCTCTCCTCTAGACGAGGTTTTGAGTTGTTCGATTCTGAGTTATCACGTCCCTTTGACCAAGGACGGACCCGAACCTACGTTTCGTTTTGTCGCGCCTTCCTTGATCGATTCCTTACGGCCGGGAACCGTGTTCATCAACACGAGCCGGGGGGAAATCCTTTCTCCGGAAACTTTCGAACGACTGATTGCAAGAAATGATATATTCAAAATTTTAGATGTGTTTGATCCGGAACCTCCCTCCTTGGCATTGGGAAGAATTCTCGCGGACCTGGACAATTCGGTTTTCACACCGCATATCGCCGGTTACAGTCAGTTGGGGAGAATGAGCGGAACCTATCGTGTCGCCGAAAAATTGTCCATTCTGTATCAGGATCGTCCTTTGCCGCCGCTCGATTCGTTTTTACAAACCTCGGGCGATTTTAAAACCTCCACATTCTTAAAAGAAGAAGATCGTCTATTGCGCGATTCTTGGAGAAAAGGCGACGCGGGTTATTTTGAAAGAAGACGGAATTCGTATCCGGTCCGTTTGGACTGGGGTTTGGTTTAG
- a CDS encoding acyl-CoA thioesterase, protein MLSTADKIELSPSGIYRIRFQDCDPFGHLNNARYMDYFLEAREDHLRDYYGFDLFEHASREGKSWVVSRTQIAYLEPAKQSDQVKIVTRLVAKGDGSIRNEDLMYDASGKKLKALIWIDFVFVDLKRGRPIRHGEDLGRFFDSVLYEDAGLENGNFEERVREMRRTMAPGAEAIPA, encoded by the coding sequence ATGCTTTCTACCGCAGATAAAATCGAATTATCCCCTTCCGGTATTTATAGGATTCGTTTTCAGGATTGCGACCCTTTCGGTCATCTGAACAACGCGCGTTATATGGATTATTTTTTGGAGGCCCGAGAGGATCATCTTCGGGACTATTACGGTTTCGATTTGTTCGAACACGCTTCCAGAGAAGGCAAGTCTTGGGTCGTCAGTAGAACGCAGATCGCTTATCTCGAACCCGCAAAACAAAGCGATCAGGTGAAGATCGTTACGCGATTGGTTGCAAAAGGGGACGGAAGCATCCGCAACGAGGATCTTATGTATGACGCGTCCGGTAAGAAGTTGAAGGCGCTTATCTGGATCGATTTCGTTTTTGTGGATCTGAAACGGGGAAGGCCGATTCGTCACGGAGAAGATCTCGGCCGTTTTTTCGACTCGGTTCTTTACGAAGACGCGGGGCTCGAAAACGGAAATTTTGAAGAGCGCGTTCGAGAGATGAGACGTACAATGGCTCCGGGAGCGGAAGCGATTCCGGCTTAA
- a CDS encoding DNA alkylation repair protein, translated as MDSITSKKEIKSILDSILSSSNQNENAIADEIVSELLSKKIKFPLLEFAAKELYSGVPERNQIPITDRIIERRTIGGNVIAGMILQLRSDKHFEQSVKKAIDYMVFGDEWYVCDIIGERVMGYSLLQDPEKTLPVLKKFLDHKNAWISRSVGVAAHYAVKKGLRKKYVEEIFLLLLAKADTNDFHTKKGIGWAVKTVSKFHPDIVAKFESRLNSDKNIGTFFKTKIKIGLGRSSKYASRYSD; from the coding sequence ATGGATTCCATCACTTCCAAAAAAGAAATCAAATCGATCCTCGACTCGATCTTGAGTTCCTCGAATCAAAACGAGAATGCGATCGCGGACGAAATCGTTTCCGAACTCTTATCCAAAAAAATAAAGTTTCCTTTGCTCGAGTTCGCCGCCAAAGAACTCTACTCGGGAGTTCCCGAACGGAATCAAATTCCGATTACCGACCGAATCATAGAACGAAGAACGATCGGAGGCAACGTGATCGCCGGGATGATTCTTCAATTGCGTTCGGATAAACACTTCGAACAATCCGTAAAGAAGGCGATCGACTACATGGTGTTCGGCGACGAATGGTATGTCTGCGACATCATCGGAGAAAGGGTGATGGGTTATTCTCTCTTGCAAGATCCCGAAAAAACCTTGCCCGTGCTAAAAAAATTTCTGGATCATAAGAACGCTTGGATTTCCCGTTCAGTGGGAGTGGCCGCTCACTATGCGGTCAAAAAAGGACTTCGCAAAAAATACGTGGAGGAAATCTTTCTTCTTCTTTTAGCGAAAGCGGACACAAACGATTTTCATACCAAAAAAGGAATCGGTTGGGCCGTAAAAACCGTTTCCAAATTTCATCCCGATATCGTCGCCAAGTTCGAATCCCGTTTGAACTCGGATAAAAACATCGGAACCTTTTTTAAAACGAAAATCAAAATCGGATTGGGTCGTTCCTCTAAATATGCCTCAAGATATTCGGATTAA
- a CDS encoding Fpg/Nei family DNA glycosylase: MPELPDLVVIRERLIPELVGKTVQSIEIVDPLVVRNLTGSAVEEIYSGSSFQSVERNGPFLNFAFENLNIVIHPMLSGRFSLDPKYKKKDLCVRILTNGPVLNYADDTRMGKVYFLKPDDIGQIPKYKEQGINLLSDEFTEESLIRAMGKSRQQTRVFLMDQSRLSALGNAYADEVLFAAKIHPKTPCNQLSPEDKSLLYKSIKEVLSSSIEYVRNKHAPLDVKVRDHVKVRNRKNEPCPVCGTTIRRANVLGYDSFFCPTCQPAKGEQFIKW; the protein is encoded by the coding sequence ATGCCAGAACTGCCGGACTTAGTGGTCATTCGGGAACGGTTGATCCCCGAACTCGTGGGCAAAACCGTTCAATCGATCGAAATCGTGGATCCTTTGGTTGTCCGCAATCTCACCGGATCGGCCGTGGAAGAGATTTATTCCGGTTCTTCGTTTCAATCCGTGGAAAGAAACGGACCCTTTCTGAATTTCGCATTCGAAAATTTGAATATAGTAATTCATCCTATGTTGTCCGGTCGATTTTCCCTGGATCCGAAGTATAAGAAAAAAGATCTCTGTGTTCGCATTCTTACGAACGGTCCCGTTTTAAATTACGCGGACGACACGAGGATGGGAAAAGTTTATTTTCTGAAACCGGATGACATCGGCCAAATTCCCAAATACAAGGAACAAGGGATCAATCTTCTTTCGGATGAATTCACCGAAGAAAGTCTGATCCGTGCGATGGGAAAAAGCCGTCAGCAAACCAGAGTTTTTTTAATGGATCAATCCAGGCTCAGCGCATTAGGAAACGCTTATGCGGACGAGGTTTTGTTTGCGGCGAAGATTCATCCGAAAACTCCCTGCAATCAACTTTCTCCGGAAGATAAATCCCTTTTATACAAAAGCATCAAAGAGGTTCTTTCGAGTTCGATCGAATACGTCCGCAACAAACACGCGCCTCTGGACGTAAAGGTTCGCGATCACGTAAAGGTGAGAAATCGAAAAAACGAACCCTGCCCCGTTTGTGGAACGACGATTCGAAGAGCGAACGTCTTAGGGTATGATTCTTTCTTTTGTCCCACTTGCCAACCGGCCAAAGGCGAACAGTTCATCAAGTGGTGA